A single Syngnathus acus chromosome 8, fSynAcu1.2, whole genome shotgun sequence DNA region contains:
- the LOC119125782 gene encoding protein FAM83G-like, giving the protein MALSQIQCLDDNNVNPRTNESKPDFLYSEDQRLALEVLLREGREPFHKFVEERQIRSFLSDLEQEMLTKTMEPYDPGSDLFPEDAEENEDPLSQHYWPDLSDMSIPQMDLGWPHTEAYRGVTRTTVYTQPPLEGQTHIKEIVRRMIAQAQKVIAVVMDVFTDVDIFKDLIDAGFRRKVSIYILLESTSLPHFLSMCQRANMHAGHLKHLRVRCTEGTEFYTRSCTKVKGRLGHRFMFIDGDKAVSGSFSFTWMSSRLDKNLVTVVTGQAVEAFDHVFRHLYATSRFVDLQQVAMDPEPEREPLPHLEPVVLSSTNLTQKMYNPKYALLGENTSATSPKESQTTEVPDTKKRRRGKGSKEPMQEEECIHPGLLNLEKAYLIPYLPTWPEPDPPRDVIGFINIMDMNRPTQVHLQRSERFEVSQAIRFKDPFTMPKEPMPEVAKPRETHTKIEEKTNPPPSQDRIQVKESIYDRLQRVDSTDKLELHSLSPVHGIHSNSSTGQNEGQTKSSNIEHIHRSTGNLEPASEQRKSSEIRTAAQTLNLPSPADSNSRTEHTETKTTHPVEANHTESSHSTSKSHTSHPSSSSSSSSSNQTLKTYITHPTTKDRNISNGPSTPNRSTLQRLNSLTKDEEAIHKSAGEIKSAPKMPENSNRKMGLQKDDTKSDAFKKNQEGKQKETSADNQNKKSVGLHDRKGGTQVVSGNKKQIQSDASLAPNSQNVKTPKNTLDDIKTLRPVDCDGSSKTVDDLESKATSKQLTDPDSRKILNESESNKKTYHVKENKPQRISYSQSSPLTMWERIQAATIETSTDRTDAASTNSSDNTANSAKKSIRRLSLDSPQSPKEQTPEKAVQSTKRELRSSSAVRRTSADLPSRIPTLETTVGYRPGALSRDRSRRLSRDRSRDDSKRSSTSEEYVECSDSPIKEFERHGKADTADDTETNTSDNATSSSLFLDYTAYVALFDNKTKPTSSKETQGLEKKVKMREKEDVRSRESGIKKTSNRDSKGKERWSVDELKSKTLEKEKEAQNQALGRKSRTRKGSGSGNVDNRDGSAKEVAGQKV; this is encoded by the exons ATGGCTCTGTCTCAAATTCAGTGCCTGGACGATAACAACGTGAACCCCCGGACAAATGAGTCCAAACCGGACTTTTTGTACAGCGAGGACCAGAGGCTCGCTCTGGAGGTTCTCCTCCGCGAAGGTCGCGAGCCCTTCCACAAGTTCGTGGAGGAACGCCAAATACGGAGCTTCCTTTCGGACCTGGAGCAGGAAATGCTCACGAAGACCATGGAGCCTTATGACCCTGGCTCAGACCTCTTCCCGGAGGATGCAGAGGAAAACGAGGACCCATTGTCGCAACACTACTGGCCCGACTTATCGGACATGTCCATCCCGCAGATGGACCTGGGTTGGCCGCATACTGAAGCTTACCGCGGGGTGACGCGCACCACCGTGTACACGCAACCACCGCTGGAGGGTCAGACGCACATTAAGGAGATTGTCAGAAGGATGATCGCACAGGCGCAAAAG gtcATTGCTGTTGTAATGGACGTCTTCACCGATGTTGACATCTTTAAAGATTTGATCGATGCTGGATTTCGGAGGAAGGTTTCTATCTACATCTTGTTGGAAAGCACATCATTACCTCATTTCCTGTCTATGTGTCAGCGAGCCAACATGCACGCAGGACATCTTAAG cACCTTCGGGTACGCTGCACAGAAGGAACAGAGTTCTACACTCGCTCCTGCACCAAGGTGAAAGGTCGACTGGGACACCGATTCATGTTCATCGATGGAGACAAAGCCGTATCTGGATCTTTCAG TTTCACCTGGATGTCCTCACGACTGGACAAAAACCTGGTCACCGTGGTTACAGGCCAGGCAGTGGAAGCTTTTGATCACGTCTTTCGCCATCTTTACGCCACCTCAAGATTTGTTGATCTCCAGCAAGTCGCCATGGATCCAGAGCCTGAGCGTGAACCCCTCCCACACCTTGAACCTGTTGTGCTTTCTTCTACGAATCTAACACAGAAAATGTACAACCCCAAATATGCTTTACTTGGAGAAAATACGAGCGCTACCAGCCCCAAAGAGTCCCAGACAACAGAGGTGCCGGATACTAAGAAGAGAAGGCGAGGAAAAGGAAGTAAAGAACCCATGCAAGAAGAGGAATGCATCCATCCTGGACTTTTAAATCTAGAGAAGGCATACTTGATCCCTTACTTGCCCACCTGGCCCGAGCCTGACCCCCCAAGAGACGTTATCGGTTTTATAAACATCATGGATATGAACAGACCGACTCAAGTGCATCTGCAACGCTCCGAGAGGTTTGAAGTCAGTCAAGCGATTCGCTTCAAAGATCCTTTCACCATGCCCAAAGAACCCATGCCAGAGGTTGCTAAACCGAGAGAGACTCATACGAAAATTGAGGAGAAGACAAATCCTCCACCATCCCAAGATCGGATCCAAGTTAAAGAGTCGATATATGATCGGTTGCAGCGCGTGGATTCCACTGACAAACTTGAGCTTCACTCACTTTCACCTGTTCACGGTATACACTCAAATTCATCAACAGGTCAAAATGAAGGTCAAACCAAGTCCAGCAACATTGAACACATCCATCGTAGTACCGGTAATCTCGAACCCGCCTCCGAACAAAGGAAATCGTCAGAAATTCGGACTGCTGCCCAAACCCTTAACCTGCCAAGCCCCGCTGACTCAAACTCCAGAACAGAACACACAGAAACGAAAACCACACATCCGGTGGAAGCTAATCATACCGAGTCATCACATAGCACCTCGAAAAGTCACACCTCCcacccctcctcttcctcatcatcAAGCTCAAGTAATCAAACCCTGAAAACCTATATTACCCACCCGactaccaaagacaggaataTCAGCAACGGCCCGAGCACGCCAAATAGAAGCACTCTTCAGAGGTTGAACAGCCTGACCAAAGATGAAGAAGCCATCCACAAGTCGGCTGGAGAAATCAAGTCTGCGCCTAAAATGCCTGAAAATAGTAACAGAAAAATGGGATTGCAGAAAGATGACACAAAGAGTGACGCCTTCAAGAAAAATCAAGAGggtaaacaaaaagaaaccTCTGCAGACAATCAGAATAAAAAATCCGTCGGACTACATGATCGAAAGGGAGGAACTCAAGTGGTCTCggggaacaaaaaacaaatccagtCAGATGCTTCTTTAGCACCAAATAGCCAAAATGTGAAGACTCCAAAAAATACTTTAGATGACATAAAAACGCTGAGACCAGTCGACTGTGATGGAAGTTCAAAGACGGTAGACGACCTTGAAAGCAAGGCTACATCGAAACAGCTCACCGATCCCGATTCTCGTAAAATACTGAATGAAAGTGAATCCAACAAGAAAACGTACcatgtcaaagaaaacaaaccccAACGAATATCTTACAGTCAAAGTTCCCCGTTGACTATGTGGGAGCGGATCCAAGCCGCGACGATTGAGACGTCTACCGACAGGACGGACGCCGCGTCGACAAATTCTTCTGATAATACCGCAAACTCTGCAAAGAAGAGCATCAGGAGACTCTCGCTAGACTCCCCGCAATCTCCGAAAGAACAAACGCCAGAGAAAGCCGTCCAATCGACAAAGAGAGAACTACGGTCAAGTTCGGCCGTCAGACGCACTTCTGCTGATTTGCCTTCACGTATTCCGACATTGGAGACGACTGTTGGGTATCGCCCGGGAGCTCTATCGAGAGATCGCTCGAGACGTCTCTCGAGAGATCGCTCGAGAGATGACTCCAAGCGTTCCTCCACCTCTGAGGAGTATGTCGAATGTAGCGACTCGCCAATCAAAGAGTTTGAAAGACACGGGAAAGCGGATACCGCCGACGACACGGAAACAAATACGTCGGACAACGCTACGTCAAGTTCTTTATTCCTAGACTACACCGCGTATGTTGCGTTGTTTGACAACAAAACCAAGCCGACCTCAAGCAAAGAGACGCAAGGTCTTGAgaagaaagtgaaaatgaGGGAGAAGGAGGACGTGAGAAGTAGAGAGAGCGGAATCAAAAAGACGTCCAATCGAGATTCCAAAGGGAAAGAGAGGTGGAGTGTTGACGAATTAAAGTCAAAGACTttggagaaagaaaaggaagcCCAAAACCAAGCTCTCGGGAGAAAGTCGAGAACTCGGAAGGGATCGGGATCCGGCAATGTGGACAACAGAGATGGGTCGGCTAAAGAGGTCGCTGGTCAGAAGGTATGA